In Parus major isolate Abel chromosome 19, Parus_major1.1, whole genome shotgun sequence, a genomic segment contains:
- the AKAP10 gene encoding A-kinase anchor protein 10, mitochondrial isoform X5 — MDSFSSSRTAALKKQPSHMEAAHFGDLGRSCLNYQAQETKSSLSKTLEQVLQDSVALPYFIQFMELRRMEHLVKFWLEAESFHSTTWSRIRAHSLNTVKQSSLAEPVSPSKQQELASSPPAGWLEERLEGSGTAQLLRPEPDRTASCQNDVGLLGQESHSTSALALRKPETGTHSLPADQQGSSKLSVSNRNSPSSALKDLSGKLMKSIERDAVSTFTKYISPDAAKPIPITEAMRNDIVAKICGEDGQVDPNCFVTAQSIVFSAMEQEHFSEFLRSHHFCKYQIEVLTSGTVYLADILFCESALFYFSEYMEKEDAVNVLQFWLAADNFQSQLAAKKGQYDGQEAQNDAMILYDKYFSLQATHPLGFDDSVRLEIESNICREGGPLPSCFTTPLRQAWTTMETVFLPGFLSSNLYYKYLNDLIHSVRGDEFPGGNIALSIHGPGSSPDSDSIGSMDGSASQSNVKKANVKILKNFDEAIIVDAASLDPESLYQRTYAGKMTFGRVSDLGQFIRESEPEPDVKKSKGSMFSQAMKKWVQGNTDEAQEEMAWRIAKMIVNDVMQQAQCEQPLEKVTKL, encoded by the exons ATGGactccttctccagcagccgCACAGCTGCCCTCAAGAAGCAGCCAAGTCACATGGAAGCTGCTCACTTTGGAGACTTGG GCAGATCATGTCTGAACTACCAGGCTCAAGAGACCAAATCAAGCCTTTCCAAGACTCTTGAACAAGTCCTGCAGGACAGTGTAGCCCTCCCTTACTTCATCCAGTTCATGGAGCTGCGCAGGATGGAGCACTTGGTGAAATTCTGGTTAGAGGCCGAGAGCTTCCACTCAACCACCTGGTCTCGCATCCGCGCACACAGCCTGAACACAGTGAAGCAGAgctccctggcagagccagTGTCCCCCTCCAAACAGCAGGAATTggcctcctctcctcctgctgggtggctggaggagaggctggagggctctggcacagcccagctgctccgGCCTGAGCCTGACAGAACTGCCAGCTGCCAGAACGAcgtggggctgctggggcaggagagccACAGCACCAGTGCTCTGGCTCTGAGAAAACCAGAGACAGGGACTCACTCTCTTCCAGCTGATCAGCAAGGATCTTCCAAGCTTTCAGTATCAAATAGAAACAGCCCCTCCTCTGCACTAAAGGACTTGTCAGGAAAACTCATGAAAA GTATAGAACGGGATGCAGTTAGTACTTTTACCAAATACATTTCTCCAGATGCTGCTAAACCAATCCCTATTACAGAAGCAATGAGAAATGACATAGTTG CAAAGATCTGTGGGGAGGATGGCCAAGTGGATCCAAACTGCTTTGTTACTGCACAGTCCATAGTGTTCAGTGCAATGGAACAAGA GCACTTTAGTGAGTTTTTGCGAAGTCACCATTTCTGTAAATACCAGATCGAGGTGCTGACCAGTGGGACTGTGTATCTGGCTGACATTCTGTTCTGTGAGTCAGCCCTGTTCTACTTCTCTGAG TACATGGAGAAGGAAGATGCAGTTAATGTATTGCAGTTCTGGTTGGCAGCAGATAATTTCCAATCTCAGCTTGCTGCCAAAAAAGGCCAGTACGATGGGCAAGAAGCACAGAATGATGCCATGATTTTGTATGACAA GTACTTCTCCCTGCAGGCCACACATCCTCTGGGGTTTGATGACTCTGTGAGGCTGGAGATTGAATCCAACATCTGCAGGGAGGGGGGGCCTCTCCCCAGCTGCTTCACCACTCCCTTAAGGCAGGCGTGGACAACCATGGAGACG GTTTTCCTACCTGGTTTCTTGTCCAGCAACCTTTACTACAAATACTTGAATGACCTCATCCATTCAGTACGAGGAGATGAATTCCCAGGAGGGAACATTGCACTGAGTATTCATGGCCCTGGCAGCTCTCCTGACAGTGATTCCATAGGGAGCATGGATGGCTCTGCCTCCCAG tcCAATGTCAAAAAGGCTAATgttaaaatcctgaaaaattttGATGAAGCAATAATTGTAGATGCTGCAAGTCTGGATCCAGAGTCTTTGTATCAACGAACATATGCAGG gAAGATGACGTTTGGAAGAGTCAGTGACCTGGGGCAATTCATCAGAGAATCTGAACCAGAGCCTGATGTCAAAAAATCAAAAG GGTCCATGTTTTCACAAGCAATGAAGAAATGGGTTCAAGGAAATACAGATGAG GCTCAAGAAGAGATGGCTTGGAGGATAGCAAAGATGATTGTCAACGACGTCATGCAGCAGGCGCAGTGTGAGCAGCCTTTGGAGAAGGTCACCAAG cTATGA